A window from Leptothermofonsia sichuanensis E412 encodes these proteins:
- a CDS encoding CHAT domain-containing protein, with the protein MLYLSPFPPEPPAVFSFAQQETAETDSIFITSALPGQVLANQPPGSFFPVYLAQAMVPAADGVGTQVTPQGDRFDITGGQLSGNGANLFHSFSQFGLSQGQIANFLANPQIRNILTRITGGEVSLINGRIQVTGGNSNLFLINPAGIVFGPSASLNVAGSFLATTANRVGFGCQGAGGGCAGWLDASGVNDYGVLGGNPKGFAFTASQGGAIANLGRLTVGTGQTLTLLGGTVLNVGTLSAPEGQITVASVPGTSLVRLSQAGSLLSLEIEPIANPQPANSHPPASLAELLTGGNQPGATEVQVNHRGEIVLTRPGVQVDARPGTTIVGGVVDVSGRQGGGVTVVGDRVGLVRATVQASGSEGGGTVRIGGDFQGNGPIPNASRTYISPDSTIHADALNTGNGGRVIVWADQTTEFYGTITARGAILFLSSPLSALPSHGGFSEVSGKQTLIFRGNVNLSAPAGHPGTLLLDPVDINIVAGAGGAQDGALPTVLAGDVPATFTISQTALQSQVGTVILQATNNITIAPGVSLNFVPGGPISFIADADNSGVGSFIMDPTQTIQASSRDLTISGANLTLGTLDTSSIAAGTSTGGNITLSALNDITVGDIATSASATPPGLPVATAGNVAINGGGSITAQSITTFAIAPAATGSSATGGNVNLAANNGNISFSAINTTASTALTSIGGNVSVLANGVIQGTAVGTTINTASPTQSGSVTIQHDGGPTNLPFVVGSSSTNGTAGAIDAGGASVITANSFPVLPTGGSVVVGTAPNTITITSVNQPPTLTVTPTLTGATEGQPFAFTYADLSPAIADTNQDQTSLIISAINSGTLLINGVEAIPGTTTLVPGDGLVYIPPATATGLLTAFTLIASDGVSSSAAAPVTIDIQPFPEPEQPGTPGNGTPGNGIPEDFGNVAVLEQPGRSPLPSNALALTSLPCRSGDIGVDSLDDRYGREFEEFLSKRVGAFRTRVLEVCDVFNQVTAATGVKPAIVYVSFVPASLQSPQPAQTKSLPELPAIAQRQSSSEAQPQDSDRLELIAVVPDKPPIYRRVSGATRAKVLQTARQLSNAVTDPTIRETAAYLAPAQQLYQWLIQPLVADLQEKQIDNLTFILDVGLRSLPLAALHDGKGFLIERFSIGLMPSLSLTDTRYRDLKNTQVLAMGASKFETQRALPAVPVELATIFKNQWQGSSFLNERFTLDNLKAQRQQQPYGIIHLATHAEFRPGSIDQSYIQLWDTRLGLDQVPKLGWNDPPVELLVLSACRTALGNVEAELGFAGLAYQTGVRSALASLWAVDDEGTLGFMSEFYRQLKTASIRAEAVRQTQLALIRKQVRLERGQLITPAGTISLPPELQEANKDLSFPFYWAAFTLVGNPW; encoded by the coding sequence CAATGGCAGAATTCAGGTCACGGGTGGCAATTCCAACTTGTTTTTGATCAACCCAGCAGGGATTGTGTTTGGTCCCAGTGCCAGCTTGAATGTGGCCGGGTCGTTTCTGGCAACTACCGCAAATCGGGTAGGGTTTGGATGTCAGGGGGCGGGGGGCGGGTGTGCCGGATGGTTAGATGCGAGTGGGGTAAATGACTATGGTGTCCTGGGAGGGAATCCGAAGGGGTTTGCCTTTACAGCATCCCAGGGGGGAGCGATTGCCAATCTGGGGCGTTTGACTGTGGGAACGGGGCAGACCCTGACGCTACTGGGCGGGACAGTTTTGAATGTGGGCACCCTTTCTGCCCCCGAAGGACAGATTACAGTGGCATCGGTACCGGGAACTTCGCTGGTGCGGCTGAGTCAGGCGGGTAGCCTGTTGAGCCTGGAGATTGAACCAATCGCCAATCCCCAACCGGCTAACTCCCATCCCCCGGCATCCCTGGCTGAACTCCTGACGGGGGGCAATCAACCGGGGGCTACAGAAGTCCAGGTCAACCATCGGGGAGAAATTGTGCTGACCCGTCCTGGAGTGCAGGTGGATGCCCGTCCCGGTACCACGATTGTGGGTGGTGTTGTGGATGTCTCTGGACGGCAGGGAGGGGGAGTGACGGTGGTGGGCGATCGCGTCGGGCTGGTGAGAGCAACGGTGCAGGCATCAGGCAGCGAAGGGGGGGGGACTGTCCGAATTGGAGGGGACTTCCAGGGCAACGGCCCAATCCCCAATGCCTCCCGCACCTACATCAGCCCTGACTCTACCATCCATGCCGATGCTCTCAACACTGGTAATGGTGGCCGGGTGATTGTCTGGGCAGATCAGACTACCGAATTCTACGGAACCATTACCGCCCGCGGAGCCATTCTTTTTCTCTCCTCTCCCCTCTCTGCTCTCCCCTCCCACGGTGGCTTCTCGGAAGTGTCCGGCAAACAAACTCTGATCTTCCGTGGCAATGTGAACCTGAGTGCCCCCGCCGGCCATCCCGGCACTCTTCTGCTCGACCCCGTAGATATCAACATTGTTGCAGGGGCGGGGGGCGCTCAGGATGGAGCATTGCCAACCGTCCTGGCGGGGGATGTTCCAGCAACCTTTACTATTTCCCAAACAGCACTGCAAAGCCAGGTCGGTACCGTGATTTTGCAGGCAACCAATAACATTACGATCGCTCCGGGTGTTTCGCTCAATTTTGTCCCTGGTGGACCCATCAGCTTTATTGCTGATGCCGATAATAGTGGAGTCGGTTCCTTCATCATGGATCCAACTCAGACAATTCAGGCATCTTCCCGCGATCTGACCATTTCAGGAGCCAATCTGACTCTGGGTACCCTGGATACGAGCAGCATTGCGGCGGGTACCAGTACAGGCGGAAATATCACCCTATCTGCCCTGAATGACATCACGGTAGGTGATATTGCCACCTCTGCCTCAGCAACACCACCCGGTTTGCCGGTAGCAACGGCAGGCAATGTGGCAATCAATGGGGGGGGCAGCATTACGGCGCAGTCGATTACCACCTTTGCGATCGCCCCTGCCGCCACGGGTTCCAGTGCCACCGGAGGCAATGTCAACCTGGCGGCTAATAATGGCAACATCAGTTTCAGTGCCATCAACACTACTGCCAGCACTGCCCTGACCAGCATTGGCGGCAATGTCAGTGTACTGGCAAATGGTGTGATCCAGGGAACTGCTGTGGGGACGACGATCAATACGGCCAGTCCGACACAGTCGGGTAGTGTCACTATCCAGCACGATGGAGGACCGACGAACCTGCCCTTTGTTGTGGGCAGTTCTTCCACGAACGGAACAGCAGGTGCGATCGACGCGGGCGGGGCTTCTGTGATTACGGCCAATAGCTTTCCAGTCTTACCCACAGGGGGTAGTGTTGTCGTTGGAACTGCCCCTAACACGATCACGATTACCTCCGTCAACCAGCCGCCCACTCTGACCGTCACGCCCACCTTGACCGGCGCAACGGAGGGGCAGCCCTTTGCCTTTACCTATGCCGATCTGTCCCCTGCGATCGCCGATACCAACCAGGATCAGACCAGCCTGATTATTTCTGCCATCAACAGTGGTACCTTGCTGATCAATGGCGTGGAGGCAATTCCAGGAACGACCACCCTTGTTCCCGGAGATGGATTGGTTTACATTCCACCGGCCACTGCCACCGGATTATTGACGGCGTTTACGCTGATTGCCTCAGATGGAGTGTCCTCTTCTGCCGCTGCTCCAGTCACCATTGATATTCAGCCATTTCCAGAGCCAGAACAGCCGGGCACACCCGGAAATGGTACACCCGGAAATGGCATCCCTGAGGATTTCGGGAACGTCGCTGTATTAGAGCAGCCCGGGCGATCGCCCCTGCCTTCCAATGCGTTGGCGTTAACCAGCCTCCCCTGCCGTTCTGGCGATATTGGAGTCGATTCTCTGGATGATCGGTATGGGCGGGAGTTTGAGGAATTTCTCAGCAAGCGTGTGGGTGCTTTTAGAACCCGGGTTTTGGAAGTCTGCGATGTCTTTAACCAGGTGACAGCCGCGACGGGGGTGAAACCCGCGATCGTCTATGTCAGCTTTGTGCCAGCGTCGCTTCAATCTCCCCAGCCCGCCCAGACAAAATCTTTGCCTGAACTGCCCGCGATCGCCCAACGGCAATCATCCTCAGAAGCGCAACCCCAGGATAGCGATCGCCTGGAGTTGATCGCGGTCGTGCCAGACAAACCACCAATTTACCGGCGGGTTTCCGGTGCCACCCGTGCCAAAGTCCTGCAAACTGCCCGCCAGTTATCCAATGCCGTCACCGACCCCACCATTCGCGAAACTGCAGCCTATCTGGCTCCAGCCCAGCAACTCTACCAGTGGTTAATTCAACCCCTGGTGGCAGACTTGCAGGAAAAGCAAATTGACAATCTCACCTTCATCCTGGATGTGGGGTTGCGATCGCTTCCCCTGGCGGCCCTCCATGATGGCAAAGGCTTTCTGATCGAGCGCTTCAGCATCGGCTTGATGCCCAGCCTCAGCCTCACCGACACCCGCTATCGGGATCTGAAAAATACTCAGGTTCTGGCAATGGGGGCATCTAAATTTGAAACCCAACGGGCATTACCCGCTGTCCCCGTCGAACTGGCAACGATCTTCAAAAACCAGTGGCAGGGGAGTTCTTTCCTGAATGAACGTTTTACCCTGGATAATCTCAAGGCACAGCGGCAGCAGCAGCCCTATGGCATCATTCACCTGGCAACTCATGCCGAATTCAGACCAGGCAGTATCGATCAGTCCTATATCCAACTCTGGGACACCCGACTGGGGTTAGATCAGGTCCCCAAACTGGGCTGGAATGACCCACCTGTAGAGTTACTGGTCCTGAGTGCCTGTCGTACCGCGCTGGGCAATGTGGAAGCCGAACTGGGTTTTGCTGGGCTTGCCTACCAGACAGGCGTCAGGTCTGCCCTGGCAAGCCTGTGGGCGGTAGACGACGAAGGCACCCTTGGCTTTATGTCAGAATTCTATCGTCAGTTAAAAACTGCATCGATCAGAGCAGAAGCAGTTCGCCAGACCCAATTAGCGCTGATTCGCAAACAGGTCCGTCTGGAAAGAGGACAGTTGATCACCCCAGCGGGAACCATTTCCCTTCCGCCCGAATTGCAGGAAGCCAACAAAGATCTCTCATTTCCCTTCTACTGGGCAGCCTTCACGCTGGTGGGAAATCCCTGGTAG
- a CDS encoding site-specific integrase, whose amino-acid sequence MAKVFTGRVVIPGDQIEAYFQAMAEAEKAREPFRKHLESLNQEFEDHLATKYVPKTVRKHGSIVALFIDFICHYTDVQSIEEITKGMVNSHFRSWYRRKVLDSATESDLRVALRKFFQFLASEKGITNQKALDALK is encoded by the coding sequence ATGGCAAAAGTATTTACCGGTCGAGTGGTGATTCCCGGTGACCAGATAGAAGCATACTTCCAGGCGATGGCAGAAGCGGAGAAAGCCAGAGAGCCATTTAGAAAGCATTTGGAAAGCCTGAATCAGGAGTTTGAAGATCATCTGGCGACGAAATACGTGCCTAAAACGGTACGCAAACATGGCAGCATTGTGGCCCTGTTTATTGACTTCATTTGCCACTACACGGATGTGCAAAGCATTGAAGAGATCACAAAGGGCATGGTCAATAGCCATTTCAGAAGCTGGTACAGGCGCAAAGTATTGGACTCTGCCACTGAATCCGACCTGAGGGTAGCACTCCGCAAATTCTTCCAGTTCCTTGCCTCCGAAAAAGGCATCACCAATCAAAAAGCTCTGGATGCCTTGAAGTAG
- a CDS encoding coiled-coil domain-containing protein: MFRLNRQAFERLKAEVLKYSKDDFAVQVQREIALKRWEKLLTQEGTPLTFEELCDTVDDLFPDFSKKVLKSAARANRPPSPTWNLIRGGTIALVSTVGAVWFLNLPFPMIRYPVARTIPVVLLPSYISMDHHYRQAITLTEQADQLINRATSPGDLDLGATKLKAAQKSLDALPVWFLGYYPRFYCSWFRCAWGFTLDEFQSARQRVGQMKARLFQEYSAQTQLQQAEQAVVNARQQYQEAAGDATNRHWAIAQWRQAIDQMQQIPPETLAGRMVQPKLAAYERDIQTASSLAAGAARTGMLIAAAQEFARTAQQAEKEAIPGVAGWEEIQSLWRKAIERLQQVREQDPNYLEAQKLMATYERNLGNARIRQKAEQSSVQAYEAALRQRERLYASIPDRATALTPSQVGQLQQIVIELKKVQPGTTVYAEAQVMLKSAEARLK; encoded by the coding sequence ATGTTTCGACTGAACAGGCAAGCATTTGAACGATTAAAAGCGGAAGTCCTGAAATACAGCAAAGACGATTTTGCTGTTCAGGTGCAGCGGGAAATTGCGCTCAAGCGTTGGGAAAAGTTGTTGACTCAGGAGGGGACTCCCCTGACGTTTGAAGAGCTATGCGATACGGTGGATGATTTGTTCCCAGATTTCAGTAAAAAGGTGTTGAAATCAGCCGCCCGTGCCAACCGTCCACCTTCACCGACCTGGAACCTGATCAGGGGCGGAACCATTGCCCTGGTCAGTACTGTGGGGGCTGTCTGGTTCCTGAATTTGCCCTTCCCCATGATCCGCTATCCAGTAGCACGAACGATTCCCGTTGTGCTGCTCCCCAGCTACATCAGTATGGATCACCATTACCGACAGGCCATTACGCTGACCGAGCAGGCAGATCAACTGATCAATCGGGCAACCAGTCCAGGAGATTTAGACCTGGGTGCGACTAAATTGAAGGCAGCACAAAAGAGCCTGGATGCTTTGCCTGTCTGGTTTTTAGGTTATTATCCCAGGTTCTACTGTAGCTGGTTTCGCTGTGCCTGGGGGTTTACCCTGGATGAGTTTCAGAGTGCTCGCCAGCGGGTTGGACAGATGAAAGCCCGCCTGTTTCAAGAGTACAGTGCTCAAACCCAGCTACAGCAGGCAGAACAGGCCGTGGTAAATGCCAGACAGCAGTATCAAGAGGCGGCGGGGGATGCAACCAACCGCCATTGGGCGATCGCCCAATGGCGGCAGGCCATAGACCAGATGCAACAGATTCCTCCGGAGACCCTGGCAGGACGAATGGTGCAGCCCAAACTGGCAGCCTATGAGCGAGATATTCAAACGGCATCCAGTCTGGCGGCTGGGGCTGCCCGCACCGGAATGCTGATAGCAGCAGCACAGGAATTCGCCAGAACCGCTCAACAGGCAGAAAAGGAAGCCATTCCTGGCGTTGCCGGGTGGGAAGAAATTCAGAGCCTCTGGCGCAAGGCGATTGAGCGTTTACAGCAGGTGCGCGAGCAAGACCCCAATTATCTGGAAGCTCAAAAGCTGATGGCGACTTACGAGAGAAATCTGGGCAATGCTCGTATTCGCCAGAAAGCTGAACAGTCGTCGGTTCAGGCCTATGAAGCAGCCCTCAGACAGCGGGAGCGCTTATATGCTTCGATCCCCGACCGGGCAACCGCCCTTACCCCCTCCCAGGTGGGTCAACTCCAGCAAATTGTGATTGAGCTAAAAAAGGTGCAACCCGGCACCACGGTTTACGCCGAAGCCCAGGTTATGCTCAAGTCTGCCGAAGCCAGGTTAAAGTGA
- a CDS encoding two-partner secretion domain-containing protein, translating into MQPSHLVSVAVGVAVLGLLEPGSVRSQMPLQVVEDGTLGTQVTVRGRTFVIDNGTTVGNNLFHSFQQFSVPAGGRASFQNALSIRNILVRVTGGMRSEIQGTIQTRGGANLFLMNPSGILFGENAQLQIGGSFVGTTASAILFPNGGQFSLNSSVAPDNELLRVNPSALLVNQLSGQTPGIQTAGSFLSVPTGQSLLLIGGNVELGSGSAFNSELVARGGRLEMAALSDGLVGVEMDGANRPHLNISHPVAGAAVRINEGTVFNIGGSSTNSAYRSGGYLQIYGASITANGSNNSPIALNARGAEQGRGGIVSLHATENLALRNTGINVDSNQMGEGAGSIAIAAGNDVLLSGGGTSFSSQTYGSGVGGNIAIRGRTIRLTDQASILTNTFGSGDAGTVSFRADGTIHLEGASGLSTVSVLGATGKGGDVDIRSGSLRLTDQSFISTSTASAGAAGNVDIHTGTFELTGGSRIVTTTSGEGNAGRVRIDTGPQGGGSILDSRLVSSTDDGSGGRGGDIQIETGNLFLTDGVLSASTAGTQRAGNIHIRASHSVQVTGLAPNFSGAVAGFLAPGIFTSTIAPGSAGILSIHTGQLSVQGGARISSSTASPFTTGTGGMVSVHADSVELAGIARDGRSPSGLFTETQAAGDAGSLTINAPRLLIRDGAQVSASTAGTGRPGSILVQNGDSVSLTSGAISTAINPGATVRAGEGEPAGNITIQTRTLSLNNHARISASTSGEGDAGNIRIQATDATSLTNSGISTAVNSGAIGRGGNIDIQTGVFSLADNAQVTASTAGQGNAGSVRVTATTFESSGGGQIRTSTAGGSNAGSINLYVLDSVTLTGNRSGLFASTDRGSSGNGGSIFIDPRIVTVRDGARIAVDSQGRGTGGSIDLQAGRLVLDRGEISAQTASNQGGNINLQLSNLLLLRRNSQISTTAGTAQAGGDGGNIRITAPFIIALRTENNDITANAFTGRGGRVDITTQGLFGIEPRDRLTPLSDITASSEFGIAGVVTINTPDVDPSRGLTELPSNLVDAASQIAQGCVPDTRQSTSSFVVTGRGGLPPSPTEPLGNDAVMTAWVTVDGKQGIGNRGQVPGNKGQRRQRGTGAKGQGSGAGIPDTRYPAPNPPSSPSTIIEAQSWIVDANGQIVLVAPSSTRNSHSWLVNGACRTPPGD; encoded by the coding sequence ATGCAGCCCTCTCACCTGGTTTCTGTTGCAGTTGGTGTTGCTGTTCTTGGGTTACTTGAACCCGGTAGTGTGCGATCGCAAATGCCACTGCAAGTTGTTGAAGATGGGACCTTAGGCACCCAGGTCACGGTTAGAGGCAGGACTTTTGTGATTGATAATGGCACAACCGTTGGAAACAATTTATTTCATAGTTTTCAACAATTCAGTGTGCCTGCGGGAGGTAGAGCCAGTTTTCAAAATGCTCTGAGCATTCGTAACATTCTGGTACGGGTCACAGGAGGGATGCGATCAGAAATTCAAGGGACGATCCAGACCAGAGGAGGTGCCAATCTGTTTTTGATGAATCCCAGTGGCATTCTGTTTGGTGAAAATGCCCAGCTTCAAATTGGAGGTTCATTTGTGGGCACTACTGCCAGTGCCATTTTGTTTCCCAATGGTGGTCAGTTTTCCCTGAACTCCTCTGTTGCACCAGACAATGAACTGCTCAGAGTGAACCCTTCTGCGCTCCTGGTCAACCAGTTATCGGGGCAAACCCCTGGAATCCAGACGGCAGGCTCTTTCTTAAGCGTCCCGACTGGTCAAAGTTTGTTGCTCATCGGTGGCAATGTTGAATTGGGTAGTGGTTCCGCGTTTAACAGCGAACTGGTGGCTCGTGGCGGGCGGTTGGAAATGGCAGCTCTATCTGACGGCCTGGTAGGCGTGGAAATGGATGGCGCAAATCGTCCCCACTTAAACATTTCACATCCCGTGGCAGGAGCCGCCGTCCGGATCAACGAAGGGACTGTATTCAATATCGGTGGTTCATCAACCAACTCAGCATACCGCAGTGGAGGTTATCTTCAGATTTATGGGGCATCCATTACAGCCAATGGATCGAATAACTCCCCGATCGCATTGAATGCCAGAGGCGCAGAGCAGGGCAGGGGGGGAATCGTTAGCCTTCATGCCACAGAGAACCTTGCGCTTAGAAACACCGGAATTAATGTGGACTCTAATCAGATGGGTGAGGGGGCTGGCAGCATTGCGATCGCCGCTGGCAATGACGTGTTACTCAGTGGAGGGGGCACTTCCTTTTCCAGCCAGACCTATGGTTCCGGTGTTGGCGGAAATATTGCTATCCGTGGTAGAACCATTCGCCTGACCGATCAGGCTTCAATATTAACCAATACCTTTGGTTCTGGAGATGCTGGAACCGTGTCTTTCAGGGCTGATGGGACAATTCACCTGGAAGGGGCGAGTGGGCTTTCGACGGTTTCGGTTTTGGGTGCCACGGGCAAAGGTGGAGATGTGGATATTCGCTCCGGCTCCTTACGGCTAACGGATCAGAGTTTTATCTCAACATCCACAGCCAGTGCAGGAGCGGCAGGCAATGTGGATATTCATACTGGCACCTTTGAACTGACCGGGGGCAGCCGAATTGTCACCACAACCTCAGGGGAAGGGAATGCAGGCAGGGTTCGTATCGACACTGGACCCCAGGGGGGGGGTTCAATTCTGGACAGCCGACTGGTCAGCAGCACTGATGACGGATCAGGGGGCAGAGGGGGAGATATTCAAATTGAGACTGGCAACCTTTTCCTGACCGATGGGGTTTTGTCTGCATCAACGGCTGGAACGCAAAGAGCGGGCAATATCCATATCAGAGCCAGCCATTCTGTCCAGGTGACGGGACTGGCTCCCAACTTTAGTGGGGCGGTTGCTGGTTTTCTTGCGCCGGGCATTTTTACCAGCACGATCGCGCCCGGTTCTGCTGGCATCCTGAGCATCCATACCGGACAGTTATCCGTCCAGGGTGGGGCACGCATTTCTTCGTCCACAGCTTCTCCATTTACGACAGGCACCGGGGGCATGGTGAGTGTCCATGCGGATTCAGTGGAACTGGCTGGCATTGCCAGGGATGGGCGATCGCCCAGTGGGTTGTTTACCGAAACTCAGGCAGCGGGAGATGCCGGGAGTCTGACTATTAACGCTCCTCGCCTGCTCATCCGGGATGGAGCGCAGGTGTCTGCTTCGACGGCAGGAACTGGTCGCCCTGGCAGTATTCTGGTGCAGAATGGGGATTCCGTTTCCCTTACCAGTGGCGCGATTTCTACCGCCATCAATCCAGGTGCCACTGTTCGTGCGGGGGAAGGGGAACCAGCGGGCAATATCACGATCCAGACCCGCACCCTCTCTCTGAACAACCATGCCCGGATCAGTGCCAGCACCTCTGGAGAGGGGGATGCGGGAAATATCCGAATTCAGGCGACCGATGCCACCTCGCTGACCAACAGTGGGATTTCCACGGCGGTCAATTCGGGGGCGATCGGACGGGGCGGGAACATTGACATTCAGACTGGCGTTTTCTCCCTGGCTGACAATGCTCAGGTCACGGCCAGCACCGCCGGGCAGGGCAATGCTGGCAGCGTCCGTGTCACTGCCACCACTTTTGAATCCAGCGGTGGTGGGCAGATTCGCACCTCAACTGCGGGGGGCAGTAACGCCGGTAGCATTAACCTGTACGTTCTCGATTCGGTTACTCTAACGGGGAACCGTAGCGGACTGTTTGCCAGTACCGATCGCGGCTCCAGTGGCAACGGCGGTAGTATCTTTATCGATCCCAGGATTGTCACTGTTCGCGATGGTGCTCGTATTGCGGTAGACAGCCAGGGTAGGGGTACTGGGGGCAGCATTGATCTCCAGGCAGGGCGGCTGGTGCTGGACAGAGGAGAAATCTCAGCTCAAACTGCCAGCAACCAGGGAGGAAATATCAACCTGCAACTCAGTAATTTACTGCTGCTGCGCCGCAACAGCCAGATTTCCACCACGGCGGGTACCGCCCAGGCCGGCGGCGACGGCGGCAACATTCGGATAACCGCTCCCTTTATCATTGCCCTTCGGACTGAAAATAACGATATTACTGCCAACGCCTTTACTGGTAGGGGTGGCAGAGTGGATATCACCACCCAGGGTTTGTTTGGGATTGAACCCCGCGATCGCCTCACCCCCCTGAGCGACATCACCGCCAGTTCTGAGTTTGGCATTGCTGGTGTTGTCACTATTAACACCCCAGACGTTGACCCCAGCCGGGGCTTGACTGAACTGCCCTCTAACCTGGTTGATGCCGCCAGCCAGATTGCCCAGGGATGTGTCCCTGATACCCGACAGTCCACCAGTTCCTTTGTTGTGACCGGACGGGGAGGATTGCCCCCCAGCCCAACAGAACCGTTAGGCAATGATGCGGTGATGACAGCATGGGTGACGGTGGATGGGAAACAGGGGATAGGAAACAGGGGACAGGTACCAGGTAACAAGGGACAGCGTAGGCAACGGGGGACGGGAGCCAAGGGACAGGGTTCTGGTGCTGGCATTCCCGATACTCGATACCCGGCACCCAATCCCCCATCCTCACCGTCTACCATCATCGAAGCTCAAAGCTGGATAGTTGATGCCAACGGGCAAATTGTTCTGGTCGCCCCCTCCTCCACTCGCAATTCCCATTCCTGGCTGGTCAATGGAGCGTGTAGAACGCCTCCAGGGGATTAG
- a CDS encoding O-antigen ligase family protein codes for MKQLVPYQYHPNPRLQIYWDGIQLAVVVMPFSSLLGSVGISLISLILFRQQFQTIARRPLNWGLLAVSLLIVVSAALARYPTEAWLGLANFLPFFIIFAALSELIQTPAQLHRLAWILVLASVPVILIGLGEQFFGWTGRVQVLGSVVNWMIYPTGNPPGRMSSIFFYANVLASYLLVPFILSLGLLVEVIQQNQDIRVKNPQHRSLCRPSPAAVLLALIALGNGIALILTNSRNAWAIAILACFAFAVYLGWRWLVIGVVAIAGAILGAAFAPAPLREGLRRIVPPFFWMRLTDQLYPNRPLAELRTTQWKFAWSLVQERPWTGWGLRNFSPIYESHTQFFIGHPHNLVLMLAAETGLPATLLLVSLVGWVMVQGVLRLASWQVDGTYPQVATARSPAPIPPVPEQSSTHSDSLILFTYLTAFMGCTLFSLLDITLFDVRINLFGWLLLSGISGLVYRPSNMVFCTKRFLH; via the coding sequence TTGAAACAGTTGGTTCCCTATCAGTATCATCCCAACCCCCGGTTGCAGATTTACTGGGATGGTATCCAGCTAGCTGTAGTGGTGATGCCATTCAGTTCGCTACTAGGAAGCGTAGGCATTTCCCTTATTTCCTTAATCCTGTTCAGGCAACAGTTTCAGACCATAGCTCGCCGTCCCCTGAACTGGGGGCTTTTGGCGGTTAGCCTGCTAATAGTCGTGAGTGCGGCTCTGGCACGCTACCCCACTGAAGCCTGGCTGGGTTTGGCTAACTTCCTGCCCTTTTTCATCATTTTCGCGGCTCTGAGCGAACTCATTCAAACACCCGCCCAACTGCATCGGCTTGCCTGGATTCTGGTACTTGCCTCGGTGCCGGTGATACTGATTGGACTGGGGGAACAGTTTTTCGGTTGGACAGGTCGTGTCCAGGTGCTCGGCAGTGTGGTGAACTGGATGATCTATCCAACCGGCAATCCCCCCGGTCGCATGTCCTCCATCTTCTTCTATGCCAATGTGCTGGCAAGCTATCTGCTGGTCCCGTTTATTTTGAGTTTGGGGCTTCTGGTTGAGGTAATTCAACAGAATCAAGACATCAGGGTGAAGAATCCGCAGCACCGTTCTCTCTGTCGCCCTTCTCCTGCTGCTGTTCTCCTGGCTCTGATTGCTCTTGGCAATGGGATTGCCCTGATTCTGACTAATTCCCGCAATGCCTGGGCGATCGCCATCCTGGCCTGCTTTGCCTTTGCCGTTTATCTGGGGTGGCGCTGGCTGGTAATCGGGGTTGTTGCTATAGCAGGCGCAATATTGGGGGCAGCGTTTGCCCCGGCTCCTCTACGCGAAGGGCTACGGCGAATTGTACCGCCATTCTTCTGGATGAGATTGACCGATCAACTCTATCCCAATCGTCCCCTGGCTGAACTCCGCACCACGCAATGGAAATTTGCCTGGTCCCTGGTCCAGGAACGTCCCTGGACGGGATGGGGGCTGCGCAACTTCAGCCCAATTTACGAATCACACACCCAATTCTTTATTGGACATCCCCATAACCTGGTACTCATGCTGGCGGCTGAGACTGGACTTCCTGCCACATTGCTTTTGGTCAGTCTGGTGGGTTGGGTCATGGTTCAGGGTGTTTTGCGGTTAGCTTCCTGGCAGGTCGATGGCACGTATCCACAGGTAGCAACTGCCCGATCGCCTGCTCCCATCCCTCCTGTGCCAGAACAATCCTCAACCCATTCCGATTCCCTGATTCTGTTCACCTATCTCACGGCCTTTATGGGCTGCACTCTGTTCAGCCTGCTGGACATTACCCTGTTTGATGTTCGCATCAATCTGTTTGGCTGGCTGCTGCTGTCAGGAATCAGTGGATTAGTCTATCGACCTTCCAACATGGTTTTCTGCACTAAACGTTTTCTGCATTAA